In Myxococcales bacterium, the genomic window GCTGGATCCAGCGCGGCCAGCAACAGGTCATCGAGTACTTGGTCGAGGAGAACCGAGTGCTTCGCGAGCAATTGAAAGGACGTCGCCTTCGCCTGACGGACGGCCAGCGTCGGAGGCTGGCCGCTCGAGCGGGGATTCTGGGTCGCAGAGCCCTGCTGGGACTGGCCTGCATCGTCACCCCGGACACGCTTCTTCGCTGGTACCGCAACCTGATCGCGAGGAAGTACGACGGGAGTCATCGCCGTCGCCCGGGTCGACCGATGAAACGACCCGCGCTTGCGAGCCTGGTCGTCCGAATGGCCAACGAAAATCCGACCTGGGGCTACACGCGGATTCGGGGAGCGCTGCAAAACCTGGGACACGAGCTCGGGCGAAGCACCATCAAGCAAATCCTCGCCGACCATGGCATCGAGCCAGCTCCGGAGCGCGGCAAGCGAACGTCCTGGAAAACCCTCCTCGAAGCCCACTGGGGCGCGCTGGCAGCGACGGACTTCTTCACGGTCGAGGTGCTCACCACGCACGGGCTCGTCCGATACGCCGTG contains:
- a CDS encoding transposase, with the translated sequence MHLWVLSVAGWIQRGQQQVIEYLVEENRVLREQLKGRRLRLTDGQRRRLAARAGILGRRALLGLACIVTPDTLLRWYRNLIARKYDGSHRRRPGRPMKRPALASLVVRMANENPTWGYTRIRGALQNLGHELGRSTIKQILADHGIEPAPERGKRTSWKTLLEAHWGALAATDFFTVEVLTTHGLVRYAVLFVIDLETRRVHVAGIIHEAYGAWMAQVARNLTDPAVGFLRDTLYLIHDRDPLFTQEFTEILAAAGVKTVKLPARSPNLNAYAERFVRSIRHECLRRVIPLGEQHLRQIVSEYVEHYHLNDRSRLSIADGC